Proteins from one Chitinophaga oryzae genomic window:
- a CDS encoding phosphoribosylanthranilate isomerase — translation MRIKVCGITRAADLQGLTDNQVDYAGFIFYEKSPRFAANRIDARTVRETTGIRKVGVFVNATAEQIQRTVADYALDMVQLHGDESPAFCAAIRETVPVIKAFRIGDNADWQTLLTPYVPVTDYFLFDTASVKGYGGTGERFNWELLQQYPFDHPFLLSGGITPEDADIIRELELPALFAVDINSKFEDAPGIKNMEKVTLFIDGIHKITK, via the coding sequence ATGCGTATTAAAGTGTGCGGTATCACCAGGGCGGCGGATTTACAGGGACTGACTGACAACCAGGTGGATTACGCCGGGTTTATCTTCTACGAGAAATCACCCCGTTTCGCCGCCAACAGGATAGACGCCCGTACCGTGCGGGAAACCACCGGTATCCGTAAAGTAGGCGTGTTCGTGAACGCCACGGCGGAACAGATACAGCGTACCGTGGCAGACTATGCGCTGGACATGGTGCAGCTGCACGGCGATGAATCACCGGCCTTCTGCGCGGCCATCCGGGAGACCGTGCCGGTAATCAAAGCTTTTCGTATAGGCGACAACGCAGACTGGCAAACACTGCTGACGCCTTATGTACCGGTAACGGATTATTTCCTCTTCGATACCGCTTCCGTAAAGGGGTATGGCGGCACCGGAGAGCGGTTCAACTGGGAACTGCTGCAGCAATACCCGTTCGATCACCCTTTCCTGCTCAGCGGCGGCATCACCCCGGAAGATGCGGACATCATCCGTGAACTGGAGCTGCCTGCGCTTTTTGCAGTAGACATCAACAGCAAATTTGAAGACGCTCCCGGCATTAAGAATATGGAGAAAGTGACGCTGTTCATTGACGGAATACATAAAATAACTAAATAA
- the trpC gene encoding indole-3-glycerol phosphate synthase TrpC, with amino-acid sequence MKNILAEIVAHKQVEVAARKQQRSAEELQQTSVFDREPLSLRSFLQNPEKTGIIAEFKRRSPSKGLINGEVTVQQVTTAYTRYGASGLSVLTDEKYFGGSSDDLQQARSFNQIPILRKDFVIDEYQILEAKAIGADVILLIAECLDAAQVAHLSRFAHNLGLEVLLEVHSEAQLEKVTDHTHLVGVNNRDLITFQVDFNRSCELAPKIPADKIKVAESGINDPAAIVTLKAAGFQGFLIGEHFMKQEDPARAFENFVQTLNDLQAK; translated from the coding sequence ATGAAAAACATACTAGCAGAAATAGTCGCCCATAAACAGGTGGAAGTAGCGGCCCGCAAACAACAACGCAGCGCAGAAGAACTGCAGCAGACCTCCGTGTTCGACCGTGAACCGTTGTCGCTCCGCAGCTTCCTGCAGAACCCGGAAAAAACCGGCATCATCGCGGAATTCAAACGGCGCTCTCCTTCCAAAGGGCTGATCAACGGCGAAGTAACGGTACAGCAGGTCACCACGGCCTATACCCGCTACGGCGCTTCCGGCCTCTCCGTACTGACGGACGAGAAATATTTCGGCGGTTCTTCCGACGATCTGCAACAGGCACGCAGCTTCAACCAGATCCCCATCCTGCGCAAGGATTTTGTGATCGATGAATACCAGATCCTCGAAGCCAAAGCCATCGGCGCCGATGTGATACTGCTCATCGCAGAATGCCTCGACGCTGCACAGGTAGCGCACCTCTCCCGGTTCGCACACAACCTCGGCCTCGAAGTGCTGCTGGAGGTACACAGCGAAGCACAGCTGGAGAAAGTAACGGACCATACCCACCTCGTGGGCGTGAACAACCGCGACCTGATCACTTTCCAGGTGGACTTCAACCGCTCCTGCGAACTGGCGCCGAAAATTCCGGCCGATAAAATCAAAGTGGCGGAAAGCGGTATCAACGACCCGGCAGCCATCGTCACACTGAAAGCCGCCGGCTTCCAGGGCTTCCTGATCGGAGAACACTTCATGAAACAGGAAGACCCTGCCCGCGCCTTCGAAAATTTTGTACAGACATTAAACGACCTGCAGGCTAAATAA
- the trpD gene encoding anthranilate phosphoribosyltransferase, with protein sequence MKKILNYLFEHKTFTREGAKDILINISKGMYNESELAAFMTVFLMRSITIDELLGFRDALLELCIPVKLNGYDVLDIVGTGGDAKNTFNISTLSCFIVAGAGGKVAKHGNYGVSSISGASNLMELVGYKFKADDAKLRTELEEAGLCFLHAPLFHPALKNVAGIRRSLGIRTFFNMLGPLVNPAFAQHQLIGVYSLEMARVYNYLFQQTDKKFVIVHSLDGYDEISLTADTKVITNDGEQDWTPEQLGKRKVHPEDIYGGNSVEEAAKIFMKILKGEGTWAQNSVVLANAAMGLYSLGKHGSYNDAFAAAVESLESGNAHKAFKKLIELQ encoded by the coding sequence ATGAAAAAGATACTTAACTACCTGTTCGAACATAAAACCTTTACCCGCGAAGGGGCTAAAGATATCCTGATCAACATCTCCAAAGGCATGTACAACGAGAGTGAACTCGCTGCCTTCATGACCGTGTTCCTCATGCGCAGCATCACCATCGATGAACTGCTGGGCTTCCGCGACGCCCTGCTGGAGCTGTGCATCCCGGTAAAACTGAACGGTTACGACGTGCTGGACATCGTGGGCACCGGCGGAGATGCAAAAAATACCTTTAATATTTCTACCTTGTCGTGCTTTATCGTGGCCGGCGCAGGTGGTAAAGTGGCCAAACACGGCAACTATGGCGTGTCTTCCATCAGCGGCGCCTCCAACCTCATGGAGCTGGTAGGCTATAAGTTCAAGGCCGACGACGCCAAACTCCGCACAGAGCTGGAAGAAGCAGGCCTCTGTTTCCTGCACGCGCCCCTGTTCCACCCGGCACTTAAAAATGTGGCCGGTATCCGCCGCTCACTCGGCATCCGCACGTTCTTTAACATGCTTGGCCCGCTGGTAAACCCGGCTTTCGCCCAGCACCAGCTGATCGGCGTATACAGCCTCGAAATGGCCCGCGTGTACAACTACCTGTTCCAGCAGACCGACAAAAAATTTGTCATCGTGCACAGCCTCGACGGTTATGATGAGATTTCACTCACCGCCGACACCAAAGTCATCACCAATGACGGAGAACAGGACTGGACACCGGAACAGCTCGGCAAACGCAAAGTACATCCGGAAGATATCTACGGGGGTAACTCCGTAGAAGAAGCCGCGAAGATCTTTATGAAAATACTCAAAGGCGAAGGCACCTGGGCACAGAACTCCGTAGTGCTGGCCAACGCCGCCATGGGCCTCTACAGCCTCGGTAAACACGGCTCTTACAACGACGCTTTTGCCGCCGCCGTAGAATCCCTTGAATCCGGTAATGCCCATAAAGCATTCAAAAAACTGATTGAATTACAATAA
- a CDS encoding anthranilate synthase component II produces the protein MNILVFDNYDSFTYNLVHLVEKLVNGKVTVVRNDEIPLEKVNGYDKIILSPGPGIPEEAGLLLPLIKEYAPSKSIFGVCLGLQAIGQAFGGSLINLREVYHGVATNVKIISDEGRLFKGMPRDIQAGRYHSWVIDKATLPADFTLTAEDEEGFIMALQHNKYDVSGVQFHPESVLTPQGEQILKNWLAL, from the coding sequence ATGAACATCCTCGTTTTCGATAATTACGACTCTTTTACCTATAACCTCGTTCACCTCGTGGAAAAGCTGGTCAACGGCAAAGTGACTGTTGTCCGTAACGATGAAATACCCCTCGAAAAAGTGAACGGCTACGATAAGATCATCCTGTCGCCCGGTCCCGGTATCCCGGAAGAAGCCGGCCTGCTGCTACCGCTGATCAAAGAATATGCGCCGTCCAAATCCATCTTCGGCGTATGCCTCGGCTTACAGGCCATCGGCCAGGCTTTCGGCGGCTCGCTCATCAACCTCCGGGAAGTGTACCACGGCGTGGCCACCAACGTGAAAATCATCTCCGATGAAGGCCGCCTCTTCAAAGGCATGCCCCGCGATATACAGGCCGGCCGTTATCACTCCTGGGTGATCGACAAAGCCACCCTCCCTGCAGACTTTACCCTGACGGCAGAAGACGAGGAAGGCTTTATCATGGCCCTTCAGCATAACAAATACGATGTAAGCGGCGTACAGTTCCACCCGGAAAGTGTACTCACGCCACAGGGAGAACAGATACTGAAAAACTGGCTGGCGTTATAA
- a CDS encoding anthranilate synthase component I family protein, whose protein sequence is MRTIQVKTRSKQMLADIFTPVGIYLRLRDKFPGSILLESTDYRASENSYSYICIKPIAGIEVTSTSHFEFKYPNLPVEKKELKDTQKVLDELQKFLGSFTFNGNHPVPLAQTLFGYSTFDSVQFFETIEFDKNKKGGNAQIPLMRYRFYQYVIAINHFKDELYLCENQIEGLDSEFDLVESLIRHKDSPGYPFATTGEETSNMTDAEYMQMVEQGKQHCFRGDVFQVVLSRAFKRSFTGDEFNVYRALRSINPSPYLFFFDYGDYKLMGSSPEAQIVIKDGTAAIHPIAGTFRRTGDDRQDKILADKLLQDPKENAEHVMLVDLARNDLSRNATNVEVTNYRQVQYYSHVIHLVSEVKGKVDPAINPFALLASSFPAGTLSGAPKYRAMEIIDALEPTPRGFYGGCIGWVGFNGNFNHAIMIRSILSKMNTLYYQAGAGVVAKSVASSELEEVGNKLNALKQAILLAQKI, encoded by the coding sequence ATGCGTACCATTCAAGTAAAAACAAGATCCAAACAGATGCTGGCGGACATCTTCACGCCAGTGGGCATCTATCTGCGGTTGCGCGACAAGTTCCCCGGCTCTATCCTCCTGGAAAGTACGGACTACCGCGCCAGCGAAAACAGCTATTCCTATATCTGTATCAAGCCTATTGCGGGCATAGAAGTTACCTCCACCAGCCACTTCGAATTTAAATATCCCAATCTGCCGGTGGAAAAAAAGGAGCTGAAAGACACCCAGAAGGTACTGGACGAATTACAGAAGTTCCTCGGCAGCTTCACCTTCAACGGCAACCACCCCGTACCGCTTGCCCAGACACTCTTTGGATACAGCACGTTTGACTCGGTACAGTTCTTTGAAACCATCGAATTCGATAAAAATAAAAAAGGCGGTAACGCACAGATACCCCTGATGCGGTACCGGTTTTACCAATATGTGATCGCCATCAACCACTTCAAAGATGAACTTTACCTCTGCGAAAACCAGATAGAAGGCCTTGACAGTGAGTTTGACCTGGTAGAATCACTCATCCGCCACAAGGACTCTCCCGGTTATCCTTTCGCCACCACCGGGGAAGAAACCAGTAACATGACGGACGCGGAATATATGCAGATGGTGGAACAGGGCAAACAACACTGTTTTCGCGGAGATGTCTTCCAGGTGGTCCTTTCCCGCGCCTTTAAAAGGTCTTTCACCGGTGATGAATTCAACGTATACCGCGCCCTCCGCTCTATCAATCCCTCCCCTTATCTCTTCTTCTTCGATTACGGCGATTATAAATTAATGGGTTCTTCTCCGGAAGCACAAATAGTGATCAAGGACGGCACTGCCGCTATCCATCCGATTGCAGGCACTTTCCGCCGTACCGGCGATGACCGGCAGGATAAAATACTGGCCGATAAACTGCTGCAGGACCCGAAAGAAAATGCTGAACACGTGATGCTGGTAGACCTTGCCCGCAATGACCTCAGCAGAAACGCCACCAATGTGGAAGTGACCAATTACCGCCAGGTACAGTACTACTCTCACGTGATCCACCTGGTGAGCGAAGTGAAGGGGAAAGTAGACCCTGCCATCAATCCTTTTGCGTTGCTGGCCTCTTCCTTTCCGGCAGGCACCCTCTCCGGAGCGCCCAAGTACCGCGCCATGGAGATCATTGATGCGCTGGAACCTACGCCGCGAGGCTTCTATGGCGGCTGTATCGGTTGGGTGGGCTTTAACGGCAACTTCAACCACGCTATTATGATCCGCTCCATCCTCAGTAAAATGAACACGCTTTACTATCAGGCCGGCGCCGGCGTAGTGGCTAAATCAGTGGCTTCTTCAGAACTGGAGGAAGTAGGCAATAAACTCAATGCATTAAAACAAGCCATCCTGCTGGCACAAAAAATCTGA
- the hisB gene encoding bifunctional histidinol-phosphatase/imidazoleglycerol-phosphate dehydratase HisB, whose amino-acid sequence MKRVLFIDRDGTLIKEVPPTYQIDSLDKVEFYPKVFVNMARIAAELDYELVMVTNQDGLGTASFPEDTFWPAQNMIMKAFENEGVTFSEIFIDRSFPADNAPTRKPGTGMLTRFFSDGYDLANSFVIGDRITDVQLAKNLGARAIWLNEGNNLGGAEISDTVQALESVIALESTDWNRIYEFLKLGLRTVTHVRKTNETDITISLNLDGSGKASVHTGLGFFDHMLDQIARHGSIDLDITAKGDLHIDEHHTIEDTGIALGEAIARALGDKRGIERYGFCLPMDDCLAQVGIDFGGRNWLVWDAEFKREKIGEMPTEMFFHFFKSFSDGAKANLNIKAEGENEHHKIEAIFKCFAKAIRMAVKRNPYNMQLPSTKGLL is encoded by the coding sequence ATGAAACGAGTGCTCTTTATAGACCGCGACGGTACCCTGATCAAAGAAGTGCCGCCTACCTACCAGATCGATAGTCTGGATAAAGTGGAGTTTTATCCCAAAGTATTTGTAAACATGGCCCGCATCGCGGCGGAGCTGGACTACGAGCTGGTGATGGTCACCAACCAGGACGGGCTGGGTACCGCCTCCTTCCCGGAAGATACGTTCTGGCCTGCACAGAATATGATCATGAAAGCGTTCGAAAACGAGGGCGTGACGTTCAGCGAAATTTTCATTGACCGCAGTTTCCCCGCCGACAACGCGCCAACACGCAAGCCCGGTACCGGCATGCTCACCCGCTTCTTCTCCGATGGTTACGACCTGGCCAATTCTTTCGTGATCGGCGACCGCATCACCGATGTGCAGCTGGCCAAGAACCTCGGCGCCAGGGCTATCTGGCTCAACGAGGGCAATAACCTCGGCGGCGCAGAGATCAGCGATACCGTACAGGCGCTGGAGTCCGTGATAGCACTGGAGTCTACCGACTGGAACCGTATCTATGAATTCCTGAAGCTGGGGCTTAGAACGGTAACGCATGTACGAAAAACAAACGAAACCGATATCACCATCAGCCTCAACCTGGATGGCAGTGGTAAAGCCAGCGTACACACCGGTCTCGGTTTCTTTGACCACATGCTGGACCAGATCGCCCGTCACGGCTCCATCGACCTTGACATCACCGCCAAAGGCGACCTGCATATTGACGAACATCATACCATTGAAGATACCGGTATCGCCCTCGGTGAAGCTATCGCCAGAGCGCTGGGAGATAAACGCGGCATCGAGCGGTATGGCTTCTGCCTGCCAATGGACGACTGCCTGGCACAGGTAGGCATCGACTTTGGCGGCCGTAACTGGCTGGTATGGGACGCGGAATTCAAACGCGAGAAAATAGGAGAGATGCCCACCGAGATGTTCTTCCACTTCTTTAAGTCCTTCTCCGACGGGGCTAAAGCCAACCTGAACATCAAAGCGGAAGGCGAAAACGAACATCATAAGATAGAAGCGATCTTTAAATGTTTCGCCAAAGCGATCCGGATGGCGGTAAAACGTAATCCGTATAATATGCAGCTGCCAAGCACCAAGGGGTTATTATAG
- the hisC gene encoding histidinol-phosphate transaminase — protein MFNLESLLRENIKRLVPYSSARDEFKGQASVFLDANENAFGSPLPVNYNRYPDPMQWPLKYKLADIKGVPPQNIFLGNGSDEPIDLLYRAFCNPGGRDNVVLCPPTYGMYEVSAHINDVTIRKVSLTPEFQLDIEGLQQAIDENTKLVFICSPNNPTGNSINRSDIELLLNNFDGIVVIDEAYINFSRQKSFIQELTEYPNLVVLQTLSKAWGLAGLRVGMAFAGEDIISVFNKVKPPYNISQATQELALQALDNVARVNEWIREVVVERDLLSAGLEQLPQVLKVYPSDANFILVQTTDAKGIYQYLTEHGIVVRDRSKVELCMGCLRITVGTPAENVQLLDALKSFNLKTETPVSA, from the coding sequence ATGTTTAATCTGGAATCCCTGCTCAGGGAAAATATAAAAAGACTGGTGCCATACTCTTCCGCCAGGGACGAATTCAAAGGACAGGCGTCCGTGTTCCTGGATGCCAATGAAAACGCTTTCGGATCGCCGCTGCCGGTGAATTATAACCGCTACCCCGATCCGATGCAGTGGCCGCTGAAATACAAACTGGCCGACATCAAAGGCGTACCGCCGCAGAATATCTTCCTCGGCAATGGCAGCGACGAACCTATCGATCTGCTGTACCGCGCTTTCTGCAATCCCGGCGGCCGTGATAACGTGGTGCTGTGCCCGCCTACCTACGGTATGTACGAAGTGAGCGCCCACATCAATGATGTGACCATCCGTAAAGTAAGCCTCACACCTGAGTTCCAGCTGGACATCGAAGGACTGCAACAGGCCATCGATGAAAATACCAAGCTGGTGTTTATCTGCTCTCCCAACAATCCTACCGGCAACTCCATCAACCGGTCAGATATAGAACTGCTGCTGAATAACTTCGACGGCATCGTGGTGATCGATGAAGCGTATATCAACTTCTCCCGCCAGAAATCCTTTATACAGGAGCTGACCGAATATCCTAACCTTGTGGTGCTGCAAACCCTGTCCAAAGCATGGGGACTGGCAGGCCTGCGCGTAGGCATGGCTTTCGCCGGTGAAGATATCATCAGCGTTTTCAACAAGGTAAAACCGCCTTACAATATCAGTCAGGCTACGCAGGAACTGGCGCTGCAGGCGCTGGACAACGTGGCGCGCGTGAATGAATGGATCCGCGAGGTAGTGGTAGAGCGCGACCTGCTCTCCGCCGGCCTGGAGCAACTGCCGCAGGTCCTCAAAGTATATCCCAGCGACGCCAACTTCATCCTGGTACAGACCACTGACGCCAAAGGCATCTATCAGTACCTGACAGAACACGGCATCGTGGTACGCGACCGCTCCAAAGTAGAGCTCTGCATGGGCTGCCTCCGCATCACCGTGGGCACGCCGGCAGAAAACGTACAACTGCTCGACGCCTTAAAATCTTTTAACCTGAAAACTGAAACACCGGTATCTGCATGA
- the hisD gene encoding histidinol dehydrogenase, protein MQTIKFPDKAAWNTLLQRPVMDTTALEAKVEAILRDVQENGDQAVKKYAAEFDKVELTDFAVKPAAFAAAEAALEPALKAAIQQAAQNIITFHKAQQEKTQIIETMPGVQCWRKPVGIEKVGLYIPGGSAPLFSTILMLGIPATIAGCKEIVLCTPSLHPAILYTAQLVGISRVFTIGGVQAIGAMAYGTETVPRVFKIFGPGNQYVTCAKQLVNKRGVAIDMPAGPSEVAVLADESCVPAFVAADLLSQAEHGPDSQVVLVTTSEKVLADVEKALQAQLDKLPRKSIATAALDNSKMILVQDIDTAMEMLNAYAPEHLILACRNELNVADKVTNAGSVFLGNYTPESAGDYASGTNHTLPTNGYATAYSGVSLDSFVKKITFQQITPQGLQQIGPTIEAMAAAEGLDAHRNAVTVRLNN, encoded by the coding sequence ATGCAAACAATAAAATTTCCCGATAAAGCTGCCTGGAACACTTTGCTGCAACGCCCGGTGATGGATACCACCGCACTGGAAGCCAAAGTGGAAGCTATTCTCCGCGATGTGCAGGAGAACGGTGACCAGGCAGTGAAAAAATATGCAGCCGAGTTTGACAAGGTGGAACTGACCGATTTTGCGGTAAAACCGGCGGCGTTCGCCGCAGCAGAGGCCGCGCTGGAACCGGCGCTGAAAGCGGCGATCCAACAGGCAGCCCAAAATATCATCACCTTTCACAAAGCACAACAGGAGAAAACACAGATCATAGAGACCATGCCCGGTGTACAGTGCTGGCGCAAGCCGGTCGGCATCGAAAAAGTGGGACTGTATATCCCCGGCGGCTCCGCACCGCTGTTCTCCACCATCCTTATGCTGGGTATCCCCGCTACTATCGCGGGCTGTAAGGAGATCGTCCTCTGTACGCCGTCCTTACATCCGGCTATCCTGTATACGGCTCAACTGGTGGGCATCTCCCGGGTGTTTACCATCGGCGGGGTACAGGCTATCGGCGCGATGGCTTATGGTACGGAAACGGTGCCCAGGGTATTTAAAATCTTCGGTCCGGGCAACCAGTACGTGACCTGCGCCAAACAGCTGGTCAACAAAAGAGGCGTGGCCATCGATATGCCGGCAGGCCCTTCTGAAGTGGCGGTGCTGGCAGATGAGAGCTGCGTGCCTGCTTTCGTGGCGGCCGATCTGCTCTCCCAGGCGGAACACGGCCCGGACAGCCAGGTGGTACTGGTCACCACCAGCGAAAAAGTGCTGGCCGATGTGGAAAAAGCCTTACAGGCACAGCTGGACAAGCTGCCCCGTAAGTCTATTGCCACCGCAGCCCTGGACAATAGCAAAATGATACTGGTACAGGATATTGATACGGCTATGGAGATGCTCAACGCGTATGCGCCGGAACATCTTATCCTGGCCTGCCGTAACGAGCTCAACGTGGCGGATAAAGTCACCAACGCAGGCTCCGTATTCCTTGGCAACTATACACCGGAAAGCGCGGGGGACTACGCCTCCGGCACGAACCATACCCTGCCGACCAACGGTTATGCTACCGCATATAGCGGCGTATCTTTGGACAGTTTCGTAAAGAAAATTACCTTCCAGCAGATAACACCGCAGGGCCTTCAGCAAATCGGTCCCACTATCGAAGCCATGGCCGCGGCAGAAGGACTGGATGCGCACAGGAACGCCGTCACTGTCAGACTAAATAACTAA
- the hisG gene encoding ATP phosphoribosyltransferase, translated as MKLKIAIQKSGRLHDDSIKLLKECGIDINNGVNKLKTEASNFPLEVFFLRDDDIPQYIEDGVADIGIVGENVVLEKKKQVNIVEKLGFGKCRLSMAVPKSFEYTTVKDLENTRIATSYPVIVQEFLQRNDIKAEIHEISGSVEIAPGIGLADAICDLVSSGSTLFMNGLKEVETVLKSEAVLAACHNLQPEQQLLLDKLVFRIQAVKRAKNTKYILLNAPNEKLNEIIGLLPGMKSPTVLPLAQEGWSSVHSVLNENDFWDIIENLKAAGAQGILVVPIEKMVI; from the coding sequence ATGAAACTAAAGATCGCCATCCAGAAATCCGGCCGCCTGCACGATGATTCCATCAAATTGCTGAAGGAATGCGGCATCGACATTAACAATGGTGTTAACAAACTGAAAACGGAAGCCAGCAACTTCCCACTGGAAGTGTTTTTCCTCCGTGATGATGATATCCCGCAGTATATAGAAGACGGCGTGGCGGATATTGGTATCGTCGGCGAAAACGTAGTGCTGGAGAAGAAAAAACAGGTCAACATCGTTGAGAAACTGGGCTTCGGCAAATGCCGCCTGTCCATGGCGGTGCCCAAATCCTTTGAGTACACTACGGTAAAAGACCTGGAGAACACCCGCATCGCTACCAGCTACCCCGTGATCGTACAGGAGTTCCTGCAACGCAACGATATCAAAGCCGAGATCCACGAGATCAGCGGATCGGTGGAAATAGCCCCCGGCATCGGCCTTGCAGACGCTATCTGCGACCTCGTCAGCAGCGGTTCCACCCTCTTTATGAACGGCCTCAAAGAAGTAGAGACCGTCCTTAAGTCTGAAGCGGTGCTCGCTGCCTGTCACAATCTGCAGCCGGAGCAACAGCTGTTGCTCGACAAGCTGGTGTTCCGCATCCAGGCGGTGAAAAGAGCCAAGAACACCAAATACATCCTGCTCAACGCGCCCAATGAAAAACTCAACGAGATCATCGGCCTGCTGCCGGGCATGAAAAGCCCTACAGTATTGCCTTTGGCGCAGGAAGGATGGAGCTCTGTTCACTCCGTGCTCAACGAAAATGATTTCTGGGACATCATCGAAAACCTGAAAGCCGCCGGCGCACAAGGTATTCTCGTGGTGCCCATCGAAAAAATGGTGATCTGA
- a CDS encoding 3'-5' exoribonuclease translates to MAYIMVDVESDGPIPGDYSMISFGAVLVNEALDTTFYGQLKPISENYIPEALAVSGHTREETLQFNDPKKVMSDFAAWLRRNCQDRPIFISDNNGFDWMFVCWYFHHFTGSNPFGFSSQNLGSLYKGLMNDTFKNFKHLRKTRHTHHPVDDARGNAEALLTLKKEYGLKIKW, encoded by the coding sequence ATGGCTTACATAATGGTAGATGTAGAATCAGACGGCCCCATCCCCGGAGATTATTCCATGATCTCTTTCGGCGCCGTACTGGTGAACGAAGCCCTGGATACCACGTTCTACGGGCAGTTAAAACCCATTTCTGAGAATTATATTCCCGAAGCACTGGCCGTATCCGGTCATACAAGGGAAGAGACCCTGCAATTCAATGACCCCAAAAAAGTGATGTCAGATTTTGCCGCCTGGCTGCGCAGGAACTGCCAGGACAGGCCCATCTTCATCAGCGACAATAACGGCTTTGACTGGATGTTTGTCTGTTGGTACTTTCATCATTTCACGGGCAGCAACCCCTTCGGCTTCAGCTCCCAGAACCTCGGCAGCCTCTATAAAGGACTGATGAACGATACCTTTAAAAACTTCAAACATCTGCGGAAGACCCGGCACACGCATCATCCCGTGGACGACGCCCGCGGCAACGCAGAAGCCCTGCTGACACTCAAAAAAGAATATGGCCTGAAAATTAAATGGTGA
- a CDS encoding LexA family protein has product MEALKWSEPNMTLPYFDTGISAGLPSPALNEQENIDLSRIISTDARNAFVVRVKGDSMSEAHIPDGSLAVVDRSVRPSTGDIIAGTLNGEFTIKRLVKAGRNWVLHPENPFHKPMVITEDADFQVWGIVTAVIMDMRK; this is encoded by the coding sequence ATGGAAGCATTGAAGTGGAGTGAGCCTAACATGACCCTGCCATATTTTGATACCGGTATTTCCGCGGGTCTTCCCTCACCTGCCCTGAACGAACAGGAAAACATTGATCTCTCCCGTATTATATCCACCGACGCCCGCAATGCCTTTGTTGTACGGGTCAAAGGCGACAGCATGAGCGAAGCGCATATCCCGGACGGCTCGCTGGCCGTGGTGGACCGGTCCGTCCGGCCTTCTACCGGTGATATTATCGCCGGTACGCTCAACGGGGAGTTTACCATCAAACGGCTGGTAAAAGCGGGACGTAACTGGGTGCTCCATCCGGAGAATCCGTTTCACAAACCGATGGTCATCACGGAAGACGCGGATTTCCAGGTATGGGGTATTGTAACGGCGGTGATCATGGACATGCGTAAATAG
- a CDS encoding SOS response-associated peptidase: MCYDIALNANLQKILKRVPLLQTGVNPNFDFTATYHKIGMSFPQWPVVVDNDGLQLDRFTWGPIPKLLDTAEKVKRQRQMYLNARSEKVPESGTMWNAIRHQRCLVPVTGFFEYRQIPGWKNKVPYFIHSREEDIFFIAGLWAYSNSWDVDKPERIPTFTLLTRAANPVMKQIHNGGDNAGRMPLMLPDDLALQWVKKDLTETDIRNIIQHEYPAEKLEYWPVNSVRKAKPDDESVIARVQYENLPAIGN; this comes from the coding sequence ATGTGTTACGATATTGCGCTGAATGCCAACCTGCAAAAGATACTGAAGCGGGTACCGCTGCTGCAGACCGGCGTCAACCCGAATTTCGATTTTACCGCCACCTATCATAAAATAGGCATGTCTTTTCCGCAGTGGCCTGTTGTTGTTGATAACGACGGGCTGCAGCTGGACCGGTTTACCTGGGGGCCTATCCCCAAACTGCTGGACACGGCAGAAAAGGTAAAACGGCAACGGCAGATGTATCTGAACGCCCGCAGCGAAAAAGTACCGGAAAGCGGCACCATGTGGAACGCTATCCGTCACCAGCGCTGCCTGGTGCCTGTCACCGGTTTCTTCGAATACAGGCAGATACCCGGCTGGAAAAATAAAGTGCCTTACTTTATCCATTCCCGCGAGGAGGACATTTTCTTCATCGCCGGATTATGGGCCTACTCCAACTCCTGGGACGTGGATAAACCGGAACGCATCCCCACCTTCACCCTGCTTACCCGGGCCGCCAACCCCGTCATGAAACAGATACATAACGGGGGCGACAATGCCGGCAGAATGCCGCTGATGTTACCGGACGACCTGGCGCTGCAATGGGTTAAAAAAGATCTAACGGAAACAGATATACGTAATATCATTCAGCACGAGTACCCCGCAGAAAAGCTGGAATACTGGCCGGTCAATTCCGTCCGGAAAGCCAAGCCCGACGATGAATCTGTCATAGCAAGGGTTCAATATGAAAATTTACCGGCCATAGGAAATTGA